From the genome of Populus alba chromosome 10, ASM523922v2, whole genome shotgun sequence, one region includes:
- the LOC118060006 gene encoding lysine-specific demethylase ELF6 gives MGNVEIPEWLKGLPLAPEFRPTDTEFADPIAYISKIEKEASAFGICKIIPPLPKPSKRYVFSNLNKALSKCPELGDDVDLSNGVLRDGGNDGENRAVFTTRQQELGQSAKKAKGVDKENPQSGVHQQVWQSGEVYTLEQFESKSKAFARSLLGMIKEVNPLAVEALFWKAASEKPIYVEYANDVPGSGFGEPEGHFRYFQRRRRKRASYQSYRRSREIPVCRENDMDGVKNSHNDDVSVKNEPNMCLKMTPRSSMASATPSAEDSLKSSKQKSVAASNDMEGTAGWKLSNSPWNLQVIARSPGSLTRFMPDDIPGVTSPMVYIGMLFSWFAWHVEDHELHSMNFLHIGSPKTWYAVPGDYVFAFEEVIRTKAYGGNIDRLAALSLLGEKTTLLSPEAIISSGIPCCRLVQNPGEFVVTFPRAYHVGFSHGFNCGEAANFGTPQWLKVAKEAAVRRAAMNYLPMLSHQQLLYLLTMSFVSRVPRSLLPGARSSRLRDRQREERELSVKKAFLEDMLKENDVLSAFLEKNSTCHVVIWNPDLLPCASKESQLLSITSTITTTSNENASHIHSDLNSNSNENDLFKEMSLYMETLNDLYMEDDLSCDFQVDSGTLACVACGILGFPFMSVVQPLERAFIELTPGDYLLAQEEPGVTRNDNVQPSSNPDTSVKGSIPDDHAPVSDLSVSLKDLPASTGWNTSRKFLRPRIFCLEHGVQIEELLQSKGGANMLIICHSDYQKIKAHAFAIAEEIENPFNYNEVPLEAASQENLNLINLAIDDEDHHECGEDWTSKLGINLRYCVKIRKNSPSKKVQHALALGGLFSDRSLSSDFLNIKWQSRRSRSRIKLNQPVNCKPCKIIETNKDELLGNKSDGLTDKKEKKLIQYTRRKYKVKIDYSTNELRRCSRRCLAEEVSGASGDDPDKHAEQTTVIYPCNIGITGSGSAAFGCSPIEDSEMLHEVQVLEAASGLTLNSVPSQIAGSILTATMAVESVVGQIEDQLLEESNTERNICNVKASGGCEIEHEINASGGTSERQDFCTTKCCSSFDTAANERFEMHIEDQIIGNVNIMSETCDLVSEGQQRILDDDDDASMHEVSDLANSGSLHVSHLPVTQMANVVVENSSINNEFSPPVTLDNEVQIEIKTKSRTNGDQCSSSDDMLMNQPPTTPDERCDHEQETCAAENKMQQETEITNGSNEELVLSDVISGPNIVPMDESSEFHREPHAAVNLCNGVAFESGEQLVFLTTNDSNKELTSCSGTQMEINPSTASPEFSKINRQDSAENDLCSGSTLGTVVPLEILTTEISTVEEFAPNSATKNQVLAEASREICVIQDLYSCMDLEPEVEQEIQSNDGVIGDSVAQKIHESSSSINEDRPVSTCVILANQPSPSPVKKCCDIEYKSCGGESVVKCNEVCSSQEIESIESAVVDFRSNAGKGRKRKSEVERPTENKLNSNGFIRSPCEGLRPRAGKDATCKSEVDVGKSAEENPVTKRSRKPSDASVPRPKRKEITKRSHKCNLEGCRMSFETKTELQLHKRNRCTYDGCGKKFRSHKYAIVHQRVHEDDRPLKCPWKGCSMSFKWAWARIEHIRVHTGEKPYLCKVEGCGLSFRFVSDFSRHRRKTGHYSNTPA, from the exons atgGGTAACGTGGAAATACCCGAATGGTTAAAAGGGTTGCCTTTAGCACCTGAGTTTAGGCCAACTGATACTGAATTTGCAGACCCAATTGCTTACATATCGAAAATTGAGAAGGAAGCTAGTGCTTTTGGGATTTGTAAGATCATACCTCCATTGCCTAAACCTTCGAAAAGATATGTTTTCAGTAACTTGAATAAGGCGCTGTCAAAGTGTCCGGAATTGGGTGATGATGTGGACTTGTCGAATGGTGTTTTAAGGGATGGTGGTAATGATGGGGAGAATAGGGCGGTGTTTACTACTAGGCAGCAGGAGTTAGGGCAAAGTGCGAAGAAAGCAAAAGGGGTGGATAAGGAGAATCCCCAATCGGGTGTTCATCAGCAAGTTTGGCAAAGTGGCGAGGTTTATACGTTGGAACAGTTTGAGTCCAAGTCCAAGGCTTTTGCGAGGAGTTTGTTGGGTATGATTAAGGAGGTTAATCCATTGGCTGTGGAGGCATTGTTTTGGAAGGCAGCTTCCGAGAAGCCTATCTATGTGGAATATGCAAATGATGTGCCTGGTTCAGGATTTGGGGAACCCGAAGGTCACTTTCGATATTTTCAAAGACGGAGGAGGAAGAGGGCATCGTATCAGTCTTATCGTCGGAGTAGAGAAATCCCTGTTTGCCGGGAAAATGATATGGATGGTGTGAAGAATTCCCATAATGATGATGTTTCTGTTAAGAATGAGCCAAACATGTGTTTGAAGATGACACCGAGGTCATCTATGGCATCAGCAACTCCTTCTGCAGAGGATAGTTTGAAGTCTTCTAAGCAAAAGAGTGTAGCTGCATCTAATGATATGGAAGGTACTGCAGGCTGGAAGCTTTCAAATAGCCCTTGGAATCTGCAAGTGATTGCTCGCTCACCTGGCTCACTTACTCGTTTTATGCCAGATGATATCCCAGGTGTTACTTCTCCTATGGTCTATATTGGTATGCTGTTCAGTTGGTTTGCTTGGCATGTTGAGGATCATGAGCTTCACAGCATGAATTTTCTACATATTGGTTCTCCAAAGACTTGGTATGCTGTCCCTGGAGATTATGTATTTGCTTTTGAGGAAGTTATACGCACTAAGGCTTATGGTGGCAATATTGATCGACTAG CTGCCCTGAGTCTGTTGGGTGAGAAGACAACCCTTCTGTCTCCTGAAGCAATTATTTCCTCAGGCATTCCTTGTTGTAG GTTAGTACAGAATCCTGGTGAATTTGTTGTGACTTTTCCAAGGGCCTACCATGTAGGATTCAGCCATG GTTTTAACTGTGGGGAAGCTGCCAACTTTGGAACTCCACAATGGCTTAAAGTAGCTAAGGAAGCTGCCGTCCGTAGAGCTGCCATGAACTATCTTCCCATGCTTTCTCATCAGCAGCTTCTATACCTGCTGACCATGTCTTTTGTTTCCAG AGTGCCAAGATCCTTACTACCAGGCGCTCGGAGTTCTCGTCTTAGAGATCGtcagagagaagaaagagagtTGTCAGTAAAGAAGGCTTTTCTAGAAGACATGTTAAaggaaaatgatgttttatCTGCTTTTCTTGAGAAAAATTCCACTTGTCATGTGGTGATATGGAACCCTGATTTGCTTCCTTGTGCAAGTAAAGAGTCTCAATTACTCAGCATAACTTCTACTATCACTACTACATCAAATGAAAATGCTTCCCATATTCATTCCGACttaaatagtaatagtaatgaGAATGATCTGTTTAAGGAGATGAGCTTGTATATGGAAACTCTCAATGATTTATACATGGAAGATGATTTATCATGTGATTTTCAAGTTGATTCGGGGACATTAGCATGTGTGGCATGTGGAATCCTTGGTTTTCCATTTATGTCTGTTGTACAACCTTTGGAGAGAGCATTTATAGAACTTACGCCTGGGGATTATCTTTTGGCTCAAGAAGAGCCAGGAGTTACAAGAAATGATAATGTTCAGCCCTCTTCAAACCCTGATACCTCTGTTAAAGGCTCCATTCCAg ATGATCATGCTCCTGTGAGTGATCTTTCTGTGTCCCTGAAGGATCTTCCAGCGTCAACAGGGTGGAACACTTCTCGTAAGTTTTTGAGACCTCGTATTTTCTGCCTGGAGCATGGTGTCCAAATTGAGGAGCTGTTACAGTCTAAAGGTGGAGCAAACATGCTTATAATTTGTCATTCAG ACTATCAAAAGATAAAAGCTCATGCTTTTGCCATCGCGGAGGAAATTGAGAATCCTTTCAATTATAACGAGGTTCCTTTGGAAGCTGCATCCCAAGAAAATCTGAACTTGATAAATCTTGCAATCGATGATGAAGATCATCATGAATGTGGAGAAGATTGGACATCGAAACTGGGTATCAACTTACGGTATTGTGTAAAGATCAGAAAGAACTCTCCATCTAAGAAAGTTCAACATGCATTAGCATTGGGAGGATTATTCTCTGACAGAAGTCTCAGttcagatttcttaaacatcaAATGGCAATCTAGAAGATCTCGGTCAAGAATCAAGTTAAATCAGCCTGTCAATTGTAAACCATGCAAGATTATTGAAACAAACAAAGATGAATTGTTGGGGAATAAGTCAGATGGTCTCactgacaaaaaagaaaaaaaacttattcaatACACAAGAAGGAAGTACAAGGTAAAAATAGATTATTCCACAAATGAGCTTCGTAGATGCTCTAGAAGGTGCTTGGCAGAAGAAGTTTCAGGAGCCAGTGGTGATGATCCTGATAAGCATGCTGAACAAACTACTGTGATTTACCCTTGCAACATTGGGATTACCGGAAGTGGTTCTGCAGCATTTGGTTGTTCTCCCATTGAAGATTCTGAAATGCTGCATGAGGTCCAGGTGCTGGAAGCAGCTAGTGGTTTGACCTTGAATTCTGTTCCTTCACAAATTGCAGGTTCAATTCTCACTGCTACCATGGCTGTCGAAAGTGTTGTGGGGCAGATTGAGGATCAATTGCTGGAGGAATCAAACACCGAGAGGAACATTTGTAATGTAAAAGCCAGTGGTGGTTGTGAGATAGAGCATGAGATAAATGCCTCAGGAGGAACCAGTGAAAGACAGGATTTTTGCACCACAAAATGCTGCAGTTCATTTGACACTGCAGCTAATGAAAGATTTGAAATGCATATAGAGGATCAAATTATTGGAAATGTCAACATTATGAGTGAGACTTGTGATTTGGTTTcagaaggacaacaaaggatcctggatgatgatgatgatgcttcAATGCATGAGGTTTCTGATCTTGCTAACTCAGGAAGTTTACATGTTTCTCACCTCCCTGTCACACAAATGGCAAATGTAGTTGTGGAGAATTCATCCATTAACAATGAGTTTTCTCCTCCTGTGACTTTGGATAATGAAGTGCAGATAGAGATCAAGACTAAAAGCAGAACCAATGGTGACCAATGCTCTTCAAGTGATGACATGCTGATGAATCAGCCTCCTACCACACCGGATGAAAGATGTGATCATGAGCAAGAGACCTGTGCTGCAGAAAATAAGATGCAGCAAGAAACTGAAATCACAAATGGGAGTAATGAGGAACTGGTTCTAAGTGATGTTATTAGCGGGCCTAACATTGTTCCTATGGATGAAAGTTCTGAATTTCATAGAGAGCCACATGCTGCAGTCAACTTGTGCAATGGTGTGGCTTTCGAAAGTGGGGAGCAGCTGGTTTTTCTGACTACAAATGATTCTAACAAGGAACTTACCTCATGTTCTGGTACACAAATGGAAATAAATCCATCTACCGCGTCACCAGAATTCTCTAAAATAAATAGGCAGGACTCTGCTGAAAATGACCTGTGCAGTGGTTCTACTTTAGGCACTGTTGTACCACTAGAAATTCTAACTACAGAGATAAGCACTGTGGAGGAATTTGCCCCTAATTCTGCAACCAAAAACCAAGTACTTGCTGAAGCTTCAAGAGAGATCTGTGTTATTCAAGACTTGTATTCGTGTATGGATTTAGAACCTGAAGTAGAGCAGGAAATTCAGTCCAATGATGGGGTGATTGGAGACAGTGTAGCACAGAAAATACACGAGAGTTCAAGTTCTATTAATGAAGACAGACCTGTGTCTACTTGTGTTATTCTGGCAAATCAGCCTTCTCCTTCCCCAGTTAAAAAATGTTGTGACATTGAATACAAATCATGTGGTGGAGAAAGTGTGGTAAAATGCAATGAAGTTTGTTCATCTCAGGAGATTGAGAGCATTGAGTCCGCTGTGGTAGACTTTAGATCAAATGCTGGAAAGggcagaaaaagaaagagtgaaGTGGAGCGGCCAACAGAAAACAAGCTCAATAGCAATGGCTTCATCAGGAGTCCATGCGAAGGATTGAGACCAAGGGCAGGGAAAGATGCAACATGTAAGAGTGAGGTTGATGTTGGAAAATCAGCTGAGGAGAATCCAGTAACAAAGAGGTCAAGGAAACCTTCTGATGCTTCAGTTCCTCgcccaaaaaggaaagaaatcacaaAGAGATCTCATAAGTGTAATCTAGAAGGATGCCGCATGAGTTTTGAGACAAAGACAGAGTTACAGTTGCACAAGCGCAACCGATGCACATATGATGGATGTGGTAAGAAGTTTCGTTCCCACAAATATGCAATAGTTCATCAACGTGTTCATGAAGATGATAGACCCCTCAAGTGTCCATGGAAGGGTTGCTCCATGTCGTTCAAGTGGGCATGGGCCAGGATTGAGCATATTCGGGTGCACACTGGTGAGAAGCCATACCTGTGCAAGGTTGAAGGCTGTGGCCTTTCTTTCAGGTTTGTATCAGACTTCAGTCGGCACAGGAGGAAAACAGGACACTATTCAAACACACCTGCATGA
- the LOC118060007 gene encoding GCN5-related N-acetyltransferase 8, with protein sequence MAAAAPPPPPTPAPSAPTGLPDSDSTPVGHPLFSRIRLATPLDVPHIQKLIHQMAILEKLTHLFTATESDLASNLFKSPPFHSFTIFLLEVSSRPFEKDSNLHSQNFTPIERIINLDHSLIDPEAETFRNGINGDAVAAGFVLFFPNYSTFLGKPGFYVEDLFVRECYRRKGLGKMLLSAVVSQAVKMGYGRVEWVVLDWNVNAIKFYEEMGANVLPEWRICRITGPALEAYRDAI encoded by the coding sequence ATGGCAGCAGCAGCACCGCCGCCGCCACCAACCCCTGCGCCTTCCGCCCCTACGGGCCTCCCAGACTCTGACTCAACACCAGTAGGCCACCCTCTCTTCTCCCGGATCCGCTTAGCAACACCACTGGACGTACCTCACATCCAAAAACTCATCCACCAAATGGCCATCTTAGAAAAGCTAACCCACCTTTTCACTGCCACAGAATCCGACCTTGCCTCTAATCTATTCAAGTCTCCACCTTTCCACTCTTTCACCATCTTCCTTCTTGAAGTCTCCTCACGCCCTTTTGAAAAAGACTCGAACTTGCACTCTCAAAACTTCACTCCCATCGAAAGAATCATCAATCTTGATCATTCTTTAATTGACCCAGAAGCTGAAACATTCAGAAATGGGATCAATGGAGATGCTGTGGCTGctgggtttgttttgttttttccaaacTACTCAACTTTTTTGGGGAAACCAGGGTTTTATGTGGAGGATTTGTTCGTGAGAGAGTGCTATAGGAGAAAGGGACTAGGGAAGATGTTGCTTTCTGCTGTGGTTTCACAGGCTGTGAAAATGGGGTATGGGAGGGTGGAATGGGTGGTTCTTGACTGGAATGTTAATGCCATCAAGTTTTATGAGGAAATGGGTGCTAATGTTTTGCCTGAATGGAGGATTTGCAGGATTACTGGCCCTGCTCTTGAGGCTTATCGTGATGCTATTTGA